GAGGATAGAGAAGGACGAAAAATTGGCGGAAAAGTTATTAGAGAAATCCGAATAGATAGTGGTTTGGTAAAATCTCCATTTCGCATAGCGATTTTTTTTGAAAAAATCGCTATGCTCTATTTTACAAATTTAGATACGCTCATACTTATACAACCCTGTACAAGATCTATTTCCGCCCACAGCATATTTGCAAATTTATTTTTTAATCGTAAATTTGCAAAAAAAGGATTGAGTATGATTGAACGAACACTGCATAAAAAGCTCTCAGAACTTACGCAAAAATATCCAATAGTGACCTTGACCGGCCCCAGGCAGTCGGGTAAATCGACTTTGCTGCGTCATGCTTTTCCCAATTATAAATATGTTTCGCTTGAAGACCCCGATATGCGTTTGTTCGCAACGGATGATCCGAGAGGTTTTCTTAAGACTTATCCGGACAAAACGATTATCGACGAAGCCCAACGGGTTCCGGCTCTGTTCTCCTATATCCAGACGCATACGGATAAAGAGGGACGCGAGGGGATATATTTGCTGGCCGGTTCGCACAATTTCCTGTTGATGGAAAATATCAACCAATCGTTGGCCGGAAGAACCTCCATACTGAAACTTCTGCCGTTTTCTCATGCGGAGATGAAAGAGAGCGAAATACTTCCACGGACAGTCGATGACGAGATTTTCAACGGAGGTTATCCTCGTCTTTATGATAAGGATATAGCACCGTCGGATTACTACCCGTTTTATATCCAAACCTATGTAGAACGGGATGTGCGTCTGATGAAGAACATCGGCGATCTGAGCAAGTTCATTCGCTTCATTAAACTGTGTGCAGGGCGTATCGGACAGCTGCTCAACCTTTCGTCGCTGGCCAATGAGTGCGGCGTTGCCGTTTCGACTATCTCGACTTGGATTTCCGTATTGGAGGCAAGCTACATTTGTTACCTGTTGAAACCCGATCATAACAATTACGCCAAACGATTGGTCAAGACCCCGAAGCTCTACTTCTACGATACGGGCTTGGCGTGCTCGTTGCTGGACATACGGACAGCCGAGCAGGTATCGACACACTTTTTACGAGGCGGTTTGTTCGAGAATCTTGTAATTAACGAGTTCGTGAAACAAGCCTATAACAAGGGGGAAGAACCCAATCTAACATTCTGGCGCGACAGCACCGGCAACGAAGTTGATTTGCTGCAATATATCGACGGCAAGCCGTACGCTTACGAAATCAAATCGGGAGCGACCTATTCTCCGGATTTCTTCAAGGGCATCGCCAAATGGGCTAAGCTATCGGGAGCAAACCCAGAACAATGCTTTGCGATCTATAATGGAGAGAAGAATATGAAAACTTCGGCCGGAGAAATCATAAAGTGGTAAAATATAAATAGATGCGTTATGCCGTTAAGAATTGATGTTCCTGAAAAATTCTTGAACCTCTTCCATAAAATCTTTGAAAACGAACCAATCGAGAATGGGAATAAATTGAACTTGTTCTCATTGAAAATATCGAATAATGCGTTTTCATATGCTACTTTGGTAGAGGAGCTTGGAGATATTCTAACGGCATATGCTCTTTCCCGAAGCGCATATGATGAATTGTGCAGCCAAAAGAAATACACTACTCTTGTATCCAAAGCGAAAGAACGTTTAAGAAAGGCAGAGAGCAATGATGGAGAATTGGGTGAGATTTTGTTATATACCATGTTAGAGGCTCACTTGAAAGCACCTAAACTGTTAACAAAACTTGAATTGAAGACCGATCCAAACCATTATGTAAATGGGGCGGACGGTGTTCATCTATTAAAAATAGATGACAATACATTCCAATTCATATTCGGTGAATCCAAACTATATTCCGACTTAAAAAAAGGCGTAAAGAAGGCTTTTGAATCTTTGAAAAATCTTTTGAAAGAGGATTTGAATAAGTTGCGCTATGAAATTCAACTCGTCAATTCAAATTTCTTAAAAGAGGCGCATGATGAACATTCTGTAGACCTGCTGAAAAAATTGCTGATCCCAAGAGAAAATGATGAGGATCTAAATATCGACCACTCATTTGGGATATTTCTGGGATTCGATGTCGAGATTACGGATGATGAACGGAAGTTAAATAATGCAGATTTCAGAGAAACTATCTATGAGAAAGTTGAGAACGCAGTGCGGGCCATTCTTCCGACGATAAATGATCATATTAAACAAGACGATTTCAGAGGATATAGTTTCTACATATACATCGTTCCATTCTCCGAGCTTAAGAAACAGAGAAAAAAGATGATTGCTGAATTAAAAAAATAGATGGAAGATGACAGTTGCAAATCAGATAGCCCAAACGATTATTTCGGATTCATATTTTCTAAAATTATACAGAGTGTGCGTTGAACGTTCTGTTTTGCGCACATTGAATATTGACACCGAAGAAAAATATACCGAAAAAGAAATTCGCGACTTATTGCGATTTGCAGACTTATTATCGACCTCTTCTATCTCGGATGCGCGTAATTACGCATATAAAATCATTACCTATCTAAATCCTTACTACAAGGATAATGTGTACTATCACACCGTTGCAAAAGCTGTTTATAGTAACTTGGGCAATTTCCCCGCTATATCTTATTTAGAAGCCGACAATAATAACACCTCTAATTTGCCGTTCGATCGCTCGGTTCAGAATGAAGCAAAAAAACTTATACAGGAAGTTCCCGATGGCGTAGGGCACGTTTTTACGGATATTCAATACGATTTGTTTTCGAAATTGATTTCATCACGCGAATTCAGTTTTTCCGGGCCGACTTCTATGGGAAAGTCTTTTGTCATCAAAGCGTTCCTGCGATGTGCAATTCAAAATACACCGCAGGAAAACTTTATCATATTGGTTCCAAGTCGTGCATTGATAAATCAATACGCCATTGAACTGAAATCTGAAATGGGAGCATTGTTGGAAACCAATAATTATAAAATAGTCACCAACTCAAATATCGCGGAGCTGCCAATAAATGAACAATGCAATTATGTTCTGATTCTTACGCCCGAGCGTTTGATCAGTTACATATCGCAGGAAAAGAATCCTTCGATAGGTTTCCTTTTCGTGGATGAAGCGCACAAATTAGCACAAACGGAAGACGCCCGCAGTATAACTACCTATACGTCTATTGAAAAAACGCTGAAAAAATATCCGGATATAAAACTTTATTTTGCCTCGCCCAATGTCTCCAATCCTGAGATCTTATTATCCATGTTTCGAAATGGAAAGGCAGAAAATACTTTTAAGACGCAAGAAACTCCAGTTGCACAAAACTTATATTTCATAGATTTATTAGAGAAGGAATTATCCTATTGTTTGAATGATGAATTCATACCGATAAATCATCCGGTATTGGCAGATATTTCGTCCATCAATGATGTATTGCTTCGCTTCGGACAACGTAGCAATTTGATATATTGTAATGCGAAATCAAAAGCAATTAGTTATGCGAAAGAACTTGCGGCGACCATAGAATGCTCCGACAATAAAGCGTTGAAGCGAGCGGCGTCTATTATCAGAGCTTATATACACCCCGATTACTACCTTGCAGACTTGGTTCAAAAAGAAATCGCATACCATTTCGGAAATATGCCGCAATTGATCCGTAATTTGATAGAAGATTTATATCGAGACGGTCATCTGAAATATATTTTCTGCACTTCAACTTTGCTGGAAGGTGTAAATATGCCCACGCAAAATCTATTTATTTTAGATGATAAAAAAGCGAAGAAGATTTTAAGACCTATTGACTTTTGGAACTTGGCAGGTAGAGCAGGACGTCTTGCGAAAGAGCTTCAAGGAAATGTGTTTTGTGTTAAACATGGAGATGTAAGTTGGGATAAGCCATCATTTTTCAAGGAAAAAGATATACAACTCGTACCAACAATATACGAAAGAATCGACCATAATCTGAAAAAGATTGAGAAGATTATTCAAGAACAAGAGATTTCTGGAACAGATATAGAACAGAACATATTGAGATATATAGCCAATATCATTTGTATAGATACACTTGAACCTAAGAATGGGTATAAAAGCCCTATAATAACAGCTTTAATAGAACGAAACAAAACGAAGATTATTGAATTGGCCAAATCTAAATCGGCTCAAAATGAAACGCCATATTTGATATTGTCTGCGAATGAATCAATAGAACTGAAGACCCAAAATAGCGCATATAAACAGTTGAAATATTTACATGCTCAAAAGCGTAATATATTATTGCCGGCACAAATCAACTATCCCAATATTTTAGAAACATTAACAAAACTATATAAACTATATAGTTGGAATGACAAATATCTCGGGAAAGAAAATTCGCTGAAATATTTTGCCATGTTAATGAATAAATGGATCAACAATAGTAGTTTGAACCAAATTATCTCGGAATCTATTGACTATTTCCATGACCACAATCGGAAACTTCGAATAAATAATGGTGATTTGGTTGATTTTGATAAAAATGACAAAACACATATAAATGCTTTAATTGGGAATATTATAGATGAAATAGAGATTGTTCTTCGATTTCAGCTTGAAAAATATTTCAATCATTATCATATGATGGTTAAAAATATTTTGGGAGAAGATAATGCCGGAGAAAATTGGGCGATGCTTTTAGAGTATGGAACTCAAAACAGAGAAATAATCGCTTTGCAAAATATGGGATTGTCGAGATATTCTGCACAAAAAATTTTCAAGGAGTGCAGAGGTGCATTTATTTCAGAAAATGGACAACTTAAAAAAGTAGATAAACACAAAGTATTATCCAAGCTCCAAAAGGATTCAATAGAATATATCGAAGCACAAAAGTTGTTGTGACTAATATTGATGAAAAATTTATCAAGGAGTAAATTTCAAGAGATTAGCATCCCTATTCGATAAAGATATTTTTACATTAAAGTATGCCATTTTCTGCCAACCCGCGCCTCTTCCCGCCAGAAGGGGCGCCTTTGGTGTTATGAACTGAAAAAGGCTTTATCTTGGCGGAGGATTTTCACCATTCATTCAATTTATTCATTTAATTATCTGCATTATGGCAAGAGAACAGGAAAAGCTATCGAAGGACGTGCTGGCCGTCCTCGACAAAAAGACGAACGATCTGCGTCTGGTCAGCGAAATGAACGAGCAAACGGGAGAGTTCAACACCGTGAGCACGGCTCCGGGCGATCGGCGCAGAGCCCTTTCGTTCGACAGCCGAACGGTTTTAGGAACCTTTTTCGAAAACCTTCGCAACCAATACGGACGCCCGTCCGACCTGGGCTGAAGTTTCTTCCGGATCGGAATCGAAAAACTCGACCGTATCCTCGACTCCATCATCCAAGTCCGTGAAGGCAAAGATCAGGACGGCTCCCTGGCCAAAGAGGTCTCCGACTACGAACTCAACAACGAGGGGCGTATCGCCAAGTTCGCCGACCGCTATAAGTTCGAGGAACGGGAACTTCCGTGGGATCAGATTCAGGCGTTGGGCCTGAACAAAGAAATCCTGCTGGAGAATCAAAGCATGGGTGACATCCTCAAGGGACGTATCCCCAACAAACTGGTACCGCTAAAACACAAGGTGGACGGCCGCTGGGTCGATTTGGGCCTCGGCACGATTTCGCCGATCCGCGACGATGCGGGCAATGTCCAACTCCGTATCTTCACACGTCTGGACGAGCCGCAGTACAAAATATCGCCGTATAAGGAGCTCTTCACGGACAAGGAAATCGAGCGCCTCGAAACCGACGGACATCTGGGTTCCACCAAGAAAATGAAAGATTTTACCTCGGGCCGCGAGTGCGAGTGTTATGTCAGCGTCCATGAGGCGACGAACCGCCTGACGACGCTTCCGGTCGATGCGCTGACGCTCCCCACCCGAATTTACGGCAAAGAGATCGGCGACGACATCGAGGCGCTGCGCTCCGGCAAGGAGATCCTCGTCGAAGACATCCACCTCAAGGACGGCCGGGTCATCTCGGGCCATGCCCGCGTGGACGCCAACCGCGGAGACGTGGTGTTCCGCAACGACAATAATCCGCATCTGCGCATCCACGATACGGTTTTCGGAGTCAAGGTAAGTACAGACATCCAGGCGAAGCTGGCCAACCACGAGGTCGTCTTCATCCCCGGCATGAAAGTCGGCGGCAAGACGATCAGCACCGACCTTCGTTACAGCGACACGGGCCGGCCCCTGTTCGGCAACAACGCCCGCAATTACCGTTCGCGTCTGGGCGAGGAGAACCCGCGTCCGCGCCAGCGCGTCCGCCGGCGTCTTCCGTCGCTTCCCGGCGCACAACCCAAAGGCATGAAAATCGGTTAGCCATTATGAAACGACACGTAGAAGAGAAAGAGTTGCCGTACTTCGCGGCAACTCTTACCGCTTATTTGCGCGAAAGCCATCCCGAACTGCTTCCCGACAAACACTTCATCGCCGAGCGGAGCGACCATGCGGCGCAGACCTATGAACGTGCCGTTCGCAACGGCAACAGCGTCTACGAGGCTCTGGAACTCTCGAACGCCGTTCTGTACCAAGACCTGCGTTTTTCGAAATACGATGCGATCTTCGAGGTCGTATCGGAATGGTTCCCGGAGGTCGCAGCCCGGCAGCGCACTGCTTTCTGCCTGAAACTGCTTCCCGTCTGCGAAGAGGCATTCGAGATGTACGACCTGACCGACGACTTCGAGAGCAGCCCGTCCTATAAAAATCTTCTATTGGAACTTACCGGACTCATCCAAACTCACATCGAACTGCATGGCATACAATAAAAGGAAACATCTGGAGGCGAACATCGCCGCCCTGCGTATCGCTTTCGCTCCATCGACGGTACTTACCCCGCAGCAGCGAGATGCCCTGGCTGCGTACAGCGGCTTCGGAGCGTTGAAATGCGTCTTGCAGCCGGCCGCTGCGGACGACGACCTCGCGCAGTGAAAGACCGACCGGGAACTCTTCCCACAGGTGAGGGAACTGCACGAACTGCTGCGCCATTATGCCGGCAGCGAACAGCGGTATAAAGACTTCGTGCAGAGCATGCGCAATTCTACGCTGACGGCATTCTACACACCGCCGGCCATCGTGCGTGCACTCGCCGAGGCGCTCCGGGATGCAGGTGTCGTTCCCTGCAGGCTGCTCGACCCCAGCGCCGGGGCCGGGATTTGCCCGTCGTCGTTCCGGGAGACCGCCGACGGCGAAGTCGAAATCCTCTCTTTCGAGAAAGACCTGCTGACCGGACAAGTGCTCTCCGTACTGGCCCGGGAACGAGAACAGGTCGTCATCGACGGTTTCCAAACCATCGAATCGGCCTATGACAGTTATTTCGACGTGGTGACGTCCAATATTCCTTTCGGTGATACCCGGATTTTCGACGCTGCCTTTCGGAAGAGCGACGACCCGGTTCGACGACAAGCGCTCAAGGCTGTTCACAACTATTTCTTCATCAAGAGTCTGGATACGCTCCGCGAGGGCGGCATTCTGGCGTTCGTCACCTCGGCGGGCGTCATGGACGCTCCCGGCAACGAACCCGTCCGCCGCTATCTGATGGAGCATGCGCGGCTGGTTTCGGCCGTGCGGCTGCCGAACAACCTCTTTACGGAGTATGCCGGTACGGAAGTGGCCAGCGACCTCATCGTTCTTCAGAAACAGAGCGAAAAGCGGGAGCTTACTCCCGACGAGCAGCGGTTCATCACCTCTTCCCGAATTAACAACGGAATTTACCTGAACGACTACCACCGGGATTTCAAGTACGCGATCCATACGACGGTTTCGCATGAAAAAGGTCTCTATGGACAATCCGCTCTCGTACTGCACTACGACGGAGGCCCGGAACAGATCGCCGAGCGGCTGCGCGGAATCCTCGCAAATGATTTCGCAGCCCGCCTCGAAACCGAACGATATACGCAATATCTCCGCCCGCTCCATATCCCGCAGGCGCAAACCGAGCCGCCGACCGCCCGGAGGCAAAATCGGGTCGCGGCTCCGCAATCCGTGGCGCCACCGGAGCCGGCATCCGTTGCACCGGCTCCGGCCGCATCGCTTTTCGGCAGCGCTGCTGCCGTTCCGATCGCCCGCCGTCCGCTGGGACAGCGGCGGCGAGCGGGGCGCAATACGGATACGACCGGCATGTCCGATCTCTTCACGCAGGGGAATCTGTTCGCACAACCGACCGAGGTAACGGATGCACCGGTGGCAGTCGCTACGCCGGCTTCGGAGAATAAAGATCCGCGGCCCTTTACCGGCACGATGCTTCCGCACTACAAAGAGCGGTCGTTGGTTCTGTTCGAAGGGCAAGTCGGGCGTCTGGGCGGCCTGACACGACAGGGCTGTACGTTCCATCCCGAAGAGCTGGGAACCTTGTCCCGATACCGGGCCGAACGCTATATCCCGCTACGGGATACCTACCAGCTGCTCTACCGGCTCGAAATGCAGAACGAGATCGAATACAAGGGTCTGCGGCGCAAACTCAACGGATGTTACGAGAACTTCACGGCTCTGTTGGGCGATCTGAACAAGAAGGAGAATGCCGCTTTCATCCTGAATGATCCCGGCGGGCGGGAGGTGCTGGGGCTCGAACGCTTCGTAGAAGGCCGAAAACAGCTCTCCGACATCCTCCGACGCCCCGTATCGTTCGATCCTTACGAGCTCAAGCACGTCGATACGGCGGCCGAAGCGCTGGCCGCCTCGCTCAACAAGTTCGGACGGGTGGAGTTTTCCTATATGGAGTCGCTCGCATCGCGCTCCCGGCAAGAGCTGATCGACGAGCTGGGCGATCTCATTTTCTATAATCCGATGGTCAAGGGGTATGAAATCCGCGAACGGCTCGCGGCAGGGAATGTCGTCGCCAAAGCCGAATGAATCGAAAATTACCTCAAGGAGAATCCCGACGACGATGCCAGCTGCCGCTCGCTCGCGCTGCTTCGTGAGGCCGCACCCAAACGCATCGAGTTCGAGGAGCTGGATTTCAACCTCGGCGAGCGATGGATACCGACCGATATTTACGAAGGCTTCTGCGAGCATTTCTTTCAGGTGCCCGTATCGGTAAGCTATTCGGCGAAGATGGATGCCTTCGGCATCGAGAACCACGGGTACAGCCCTCTGATCTCCCAAAAATACGTCGTCAAAGGAGACTTCGAGGTCTACGACGGTATGGATCTGCTGCATCATGCCATGCTCAACACGCTGCCCAACATCAACAAGGACGGCGGCAAGGACGAACACGGCAAGACCATCCGGATTCCCGACTTCGAGGCCCGGCAGAAGGCCGACACGCTCATCACCGAAATCCGGCAGGCGTTCGTCGAATGGCTGCATGCGCAGCCCGACGATTTCAAGGAGCGGCTGACCGATCTCTACAACCGCAAATTCAACTGCTATGTCCGTCCACGCTACGACGGCAGCCACCAGCAGTTTCCGGGGCTCGACCTGCGGGGGCTGGGCATCGACGACCTGTATCCCAGCCAGAAGGATGCGATCTGGATGATCAAGCAGAACGGCGGCGGCATCTGCGACCACGAGGTCGGTACGGGCAAGACGCTCATCATGTGCGTCGCAGCGTATGAGATGCACCGTCTGGGACTGGCCCGCAAGCCGATGATCATCGGTATCAAAGCCAACATCCACGAGATCGCCCGAACCTTCCGCACGGCCTATCCCAATGCCCGTCTGCTCTATCCAGGCAAGGAGGACTTCACGCCGGAGAACCGCCTGCGGATCTTCAGCGACATCAAGAACAACAACTGGGACTGCATCATCCTTACGCACGAACAGTTCGGCAAGATACCCCAGTCGGCCGAGGTGCAGCAGCAGATTCTTCGGCAGGAGATGGACGACATAGATGAAAATCTGGCGTCCTACGAAAAGCAGGGCGGACATGTGGACGGCTGGATTCTGCGCGGTCTGGAGAAGCGCAAAGAGAATCTGGATGCCAAGCTCCACGAGTTGCAGGAGACAATCGACGCGCAAAAGGACGATACGGTAGATTTTCAGCAGATGGGAATAGACCATCTGTTCGTCGATGAATCGCACAACTTCAAGAATCTGATGTTCAACACCCGCCACAGCCGCGTGTCGGGACTGGGAAATACCGACGGCAGTAAGAAGGCCACGAACCTGCTGTACGCCATCCGCACCATTCAGCAACGCACGGGGCGCGATCTCGGCGCGACGTTCCTTTCGGGAACGACCATCGCCAATTCCCTGACGGAACTGTATCTGCTGTTCAAGTATCTGCGTCCCAAAGAGCTGGAGCGACAGGACATTCCCTGCTTCGATGCGTGGGCCGCGGTATTCGCGCAGAAAACATCGGAGTTCGAGTTTTCGGTGACCAACGAAGTGATCTCCAAAGAGCGTTTCCGCTATTTCATCAAGGTTCCGGAGCTGGCCATGTTCTACAACGAGATTACCGACTACCGCACGGCCGCAGACGTGGGAATCGACCGTCCCGAGCTGGACGAGGAGTTATGCCAGATACCTATGACCGACGATCAACAGGCGTTTTTGGACAAGCTGGTACTCTTCGCCAAGACGGGAGATCCCGAACATATCGGACGCACCGACCTGAGCGACGGGGAGGTCAAAGCCCTGATGCTGCTGGTGACGATGTACTCCAACAAGCTCTCGCTCGACATGCGGCTGATAAGTCCCGCGTATGCGGATTCGCCGGGCAACAAGGCCAGCCGCAGTGCCGCCAACATCGCAGAATACTATCGGCGATACGAAGATCAGAAAGGCACGCAGATGGTCTTTTGCGATCTCTCGACCTATAAGCCCGGCATCTGGAACGTCTATTCGGAGATCAAACGCAAACTGGTCGAAGACCACGGTATTCCGGCGCAGGAGATCCGCTTCGTACAGGAAGCCGCGAGCGACAAGGTGCGGCAGGCGATGTTCGACGCCATGAACGA
This Alistipes onderdonkii DNA region includes the following protein-coding sequences:
- a CDS encoding ATP-binding protein, with translation MIERTLHKKLSELTQKYPIVTLTGPRQSGKSTLLRHAFPNYKYVSLEDPDMRLFATDDPRGFLKTYPDKTIIDEAQRVPALFSYIQTHTDKEGREGIYLLAGSHNFLLMENINQSLAGRTSILKLLPFSHAEMKESEILPRTVDDEIFNGGYPRLYDKDIAPSDYYPFYIQTYVERDVRLMKNIGDLSKFIRFIKLCAGRIGQLLNLSSLANECGVAVSTISTWISVLEASYICYLLKPDHNNYAKRLVKTPKLYFYDTGLACSLLDIRTAEQVSTHFLRGGLFENLVINEFVKQAYNKGEEPNLTFWRDSTGNEVDLLQYIDGKPYAYEIKSGATYSPDFFKGIAKWAKLSGANPEQCFAIYNGEKNMKTSAGEIIKW
- a CDS encoding DUF1837 domain-containing protein is translated as MPLRIDVPEKFLNLFHKIFENEPIENGNKLNLFSLKISNNAFSYATLVEELGDILTAYALSRSAYDELCSQKKYTTLVSKAKERLRKAESNDGELGEILLYTMLEAHLKAPKLLTKLELKTDPNHYVNGADGVHLLKIDDNTFQFIFGESKLYSDLKKGVKKAFESLKNLLKEDLNKLRYEIQLVNSNFLKEAHDEHSVDLLKKLLIPRENDEDLNIDHSFGIFLGFDVEITDDERKLNNADFRETIYEKVENAVRAILPTINDHIKQDDFRGYSFYIYIVPFSELKKQRKKMIAELKK
- a CDS encoding DEAD/DEAH box helicase; protein product: MTVANQIAQTIISDSYFLKLYRVCVERSVLRTLNIDTEEKYTEKEIRDLLRFADLLSTSSISDARNYAYKIITYLNPYYKDNVYYHTVAKAVYSNLGNFPAISYLEADNNNTSNLPFDRSVQNEAKKLIQEVPDGVGHVFTDIQYDLFSKLISSREFSFSGPTSMGKSFVIKAFLRCAIQNTPQENFIILVPSRALINQYAIELKSEMGALLETNNYKIVTNSNIAELPINEQCNYVLILTPERLISYISQEKNPSIGFLFVDEAHKLAQTEDARSITTYTSIEKTLKKYPDIKLYFASPNVSNPEILLSMFRNGKAENTFKTQETPVAQNLYFIDLLEKELSYCLNDEFIPINHPVLADISSINDVLLRFGQRSNLIYCNAKSKAISYAKELAATIECSDNKALKRAASIIRAYIHPDYYLADLVQKEIAYHFGNMPQLIRNLIEDLYRDGHLKYIFCTSTLLEGVNMPTQNLFILDDKKAKKILRPIDFWNLAGRAGRLAKELQGNVFCVKHGDVSWDKPSFFKEKDIQLVPTIYERIDHNLKKIEKIIQEQEISGTDIEQNILRYIANIICIDTLEPKNGYKSPIITALIERNKTKIIELAKSKSAQNETPYLILSANESIELKTQNSAYKQLKYLHAQKRNILLPAQINYPNILETLTKLYKLYSWNDKYLGKENSLKYFAMLMNKWINNSSLNQIISESIDYFHDHNRKLRINNGDLVDFDKNDKTHINALIGNIIDEIEIVLRFQLEKYFNHYHMMVKNILGEDNAGENWAMLLEYGTQNREIIALQNMGLSRYSAQKIFKECRGAFISENGQLKKVDKHKVLSKLQKDSIEYIEAQKLL
- a CDS encoding DUF4099 domain-containing protein; the protein is MAKFADRYKFEERELPWDQIQALGLNKEILLENQSMGDILKGRIPNKLVPLKHKVDGRWVDLGLGTISPIRDDAGNVQLRIFTRLDEPQYKISPYKELFTDKEIERLETDGHLGSTKKMKDFTSGRECECYVSVHEATNRLTTLPVDALTLPTRIYGKEIGDDIEALRSGKEILVEDIHLKDGRVISGHARVDANRGDVVFRNDNNPHLRIHDTVFGVKVSTDIQAKLANHEVVFIPGMKVGGKTISTDLRYSDTGRPLFGNNARNYRSRLGEENPRPRQRVRRRLPSLPGAQPKGMKIG
- a CDS encoding DUF1896 family protein translates to MKRHVEEKELPYFAATLTAYLRESHPELLPDKHFIAERSDHAAQTYERAVRNGNSVYEALELSNAVLYQDLRFSKYDAIFEVVSEWFPEVAARQRTAFCLKLLPVCEEAFEMYDLTDDFESSPSYKNLLLELTGLIQTHIELHGIQ
- a CDS encoding N-6 DNA methylase: MRELHELLRHYAGSEQRYKDFVQSMRNSTLTAFYTPPAIVRALAEALRDAGVVPCRLLDPSAGAGICPSSFRETADGEVEILSFEKDLLTGQVLSVLAREREQVVIDGFQTIESAYDSYFDVVTSNIPFGDTRIFDAAFRKSDDPVRRQALKAVHNYFFIKSLDTLREGGILAFVTSAGVMDAPGNEPVRRYLMEHARLVSAVRLPNNLFTEYAGTEVASDLIVLQKQSEKRELTPDEQRFITSSRINNGIYLNDYHRDFKYAIHTTVSHEKGLYGQSALVLHYDGGPEQIAERLRGILANDFAARLETERYTQYLRPLHIPQAQTEPPTARRQNRVAAPQSVAPPEPASVAPAPAASLFGSAAAVPIARRPLGQRRRAGRNTDTTGMSDLFTQGNLFAQPTEVTDAPVAVATPASENKDPRPFTGTMLPHYKERSLVLFEGQVGRLGGLTRQGCTFHPEELGTLSRYRAERYIPLRDTYQLLYRLEMQNEIEYKGLRRKLNGCYENFTALLGDLNKKENAAFILNDPGGREVLGLERFVEGRKQLSDILRRPVSFDPYELKHVDTAAEALAASLNKFGRVEFSYMESLASRSRQELIDELGDLIFYNPMVKGYEIRERLAAGNVVAKAE
- a CDS encoding helicase-related protein; amino-acid sequence: MDAFGIENHGYSPLISQKYVVKGDFEVYDGMDLLHHAMLNTLPNINKDGGKDEHGKTIRIPDFEARQKADTLITEIRQAFVEWLHAQPDDFKERLTDLYNRKFNCYVRPRYDGSHQQFPGLDLRGLGIDDLYPSQKDAIWMIKQNGGGICDHEVGTGKTLIMCVAAYEMHRLGLARKPMIIGIKANIHEIARTFRTAYPNARLLYPGKEDFTPENRLRIFSDIKNNNWDCIILTHEQFGKIPQSAEVQQQILRQEMDDIDENLASYEKQGGHVDGWILRGLEKRKENLDAKLHELQETIDAQKDDTVDFQQMGIDHLFVDESHNFKNLMFNTRHSRVSGLGNTDGSKKATNLLYAIRTIQQRTGRDLGATFLSGTTIANSLTELYLLFKYLRPKELERQDIPCFDAWAAVFAQKTSEFEFSVTNEVISKERFRYFIKVPELAMFYNEITDYRTAADVGIDRPELDEELCQIPMTDDQQAFLDKLVLFAKTGDPEHIGRTDLSDGEVKALMLLVTMYSNKLSLDMRLISPAYADSPGNKASRSAANIAEYYRRYEDQKGTQMVFCDLSTYKPGIWNVYSEIKRKLVEDHGIPAQEIRFVQEAASDKVRQAMFDAMNEGKIRVLFGSTQKLGTGVNAQKRIVCMHHLDIPWRPMDLEQRNGRGARKGNIVAKEYAGNKVKAYVYAVLRTLDAYKLNLLHNKQQFIDQLKRNRLGARRLDEGAISEDSGMNFAEWMAVVSGNTDLLQKAKLEGRIAALESEQTIFMRTRHEAQSQLQRYTAEIGRRDAMLERLKRDWDYINEVAPPDAKGKRANPLRIDGVESADIVAHGKRLVEIDRTVNTGDDYQKIGTLFDFRILVRTERMQKDGLALTVNKFMVEGLDGIKYTFNNGHLAAEPKTAATNFIRALDTIPSLMATYEKEKKQFTRDIPTFEQQIAAVWPKEEELKRLKAEAESLTRKIQLDIAQKQQEMQAKTADNRNESKIENAEVVDEVVRPSKAEPLSAASGNQEEPPKEREHVVPPPESDFIRNHILLVRSATNMKAKGPKL